From Pigmentibacter ruber, a single genomic window includes:
- the bla gene encoding subclass B2 metallo-beta-lactamase, with protein MNILKLFSISIISCFSISTFAAELSIKKLKDAVYVVEDDYFYKENSMFYIGEEHITVVGATWSNDTALLLANEIKKISNKPIKEVINTNYHPDRAGGNLYWKSIGATIISTQLTYDLMQQDWKNVIDFTKKSISDYPRLPFILPTKIMPSDFQLQNGKIKSIYLGPSHTKDGIFIYFPKEEILYGNCILKEKLGNLSYADLDEYPKTLQKLKNLNLKISYIVAGHDSPIHEGSGLIDHYLSLLEKRKK; from the coding sequence ATGAATATATTAAAACTTTTTTCAATTTCTATAATTTCTTGTTTTTCCATTTCAACATTTGCTGCTGAATTATCTATCAAAAAACTTAAAGATGCAGTCTATGTTGTAGAAGATGATTATTTTTATAAAGAAAACTCCATGTTCTATATAGGTGAGGAACATATCACTGTAGTAGGTGCTACCTGGAGTAATGATACAGCATTATTACTAGCTAATGAAATTAAAAAAATTTCAAACAAACCTATCAAAGAAGTAATTAATACAAATTATCATCCAGATAGAGCTGGTGGTAATTTGTATTGGAAAAGTATTGGTGCAACAATAATTTCAACCCAATTAACATATGATTTAATGCAACAAGATTGGAAAAATGTTATTGATTTTACTAAAAAATCCATTAGTGATTACCCACGATTACCTTTTATTCTACCTACTAAAATAATGCCAAGTGATTTTCAACTACAAAATGGTAAAATTAAATCTATATATTTAGGCCCTTCTCATACAAAAGATGGTATTTTTATCTACTTTCCTAAAGAAGAAATATTGTATGGAAATTGTATTTTGAAAGAAAAACTTGGTAATTTATCCTATGCAGATCTAGATGAATACCCAAAAACTTTACAAAAACTAAAAAATTTAAATTTAAAAATTTCATATATTGTCGCTGGTCACGATTCTCCTATTCATGAAGGTTCAGGACTCATAGATCATTATTTATCCCTCCTTGAAAAAAGAAAAAAATAA
- the rpsI gene encoding 30S ribosomal protein S9 encodes MAVKYISGVGKRKTSIARVYLVKDGKGTITINHRSLEDYFKRPTSRMVVEQPLNLTQTLGKVDINVRVIGGGLSGQAGAIRHGITNALLNLNPEFRSILKPASLITRDDRIKERKKYGLRSARARFQFSKR; translated from the coding sequence ATGGCAGTTAAATATATATCTGGCGTAGGTAAACGTAAGACATCTATCGCTCGTGTTTATTTGGTTAAAGATGGTAAAGGTACCATTACAATCAATCACCGTTCTCTTGAAGACTACTTTAAACGTCCAACTTCTCGTATGGTAGTTGAACAACCTTTAAACTTAACTCAGACTTTAGGTAAAGTAGATATCAATGTAAGAGTTATTGGCGGTGGGTTATCTGGGCAAGCTGGGGCAATTCGCCATGGCATTACAAATGCTCTTTTAAACTTAAATCCAGAGTTCCGTTCAATTCTTAAACCTGCAAGTCTTATCACTCGCGATGACCGTATCAAAGAGCGTAAGAAATATGGTTTACGTTCTGCGCGTGCACGTTTCCAATTCTCAAAACGTTAA
- a CDS encoding TSCPD domain-containing protein, which translates to MNKNLKYEFSSDIYKNIIEAKYCHEKLNEKTKKIEKETFQEAIERVAHEVNKYDKKYYSIMKSKTIEYICKKDFSPAGGIWRAAGNINLKISYVNCTTQEPVNDSIEDIFGESLKNWSRIASYGQGNGIDISGLRPRGAQTHNCAKTSTGAVSFLTVYDSAMQIIGAENRRGATKPDLWIYHPDSPEFISCKSDVTKLSSQNISVKVDSEFMHAVTLNKKINLCWERKEEKIVVGKRVLIDYSPGPELSIRNSVFASDLFNQIAHQAWKTGEPGIEFWDSSEYWSNSNYHPNKKFHIVSTNGCSEQKLDPYNTCVLSSINFYNMPLYNENWKDWLIERVEFGIRFLDNVIIAEYNENRSPHPVQRDKLVSMTRIGLGFTGLYDWFIKNKIRYCSDESIKIVADIMSVFSETAYRTSINLGKERGNFTEFSPKWYLKSPFIQRLIKLTNLKEEDFKTMRHVCCLSIAPTGTLSMVVSAGGSGCEPAFAPYHERKERVLTGEYRSHFIFDNCVLNELKRKNIPVTKENIDELIKTDEWVFAAWDKLPEKNINSLDKIKLLAEIYKYIDSGISVTYNLPNTATIEDVKNIYFNAWENNLKSVTVYRDKSREGVLNNIELSTNIKKSKFATFKRPELLDCDIHYIKVAAQNWIVLIGKFDNVPYEVFCGIYKKKIISQDHQVGKILKNKKGIYFLNIIDENKKLQKINIKENFENNGCENAITRLVSLNLRHGIDIKFIEQQLQKSEGDLTTFAKAICRVLKKYIPEGSKLVSESCPNCQKDSLIHQAGCITCNSCGWSRC; encoded by the coding sequence ATGAATAAAAATTTAAAATATGAATTTTCTTCTGATATTTACAAAAATATTATTGAAGCAAAATACTGTCATGAGAAATTAAATGAAAAAACAAAAAAAATTGAAAAAGAAACTTTTCAAGAAGCAATTGAAAGAGTCGCCCACGAAGTAAACAAATATGACAAAAAATATTATTCAATCATGAAAAGTAAAACAATTGAATATATTTGCAAAAAGGATTTCAGCCCTGCTGGCGGGATATGGCGTGCAGCAGGAAATATCAATCTTAAAATTTCATATGTTAATTGTACAACACAAGAACCTGTAAATGATTCAATTGAAGACATCTTTGGTGAATCTTTAAAAAATTGGAGTAGAATAGCATCATACGGCCAAGGTAATGGAATTGATATTTCTGGTTTAAGACCAAGAGGGGCACAAACCCATAATTGCGCGAAAACAAGCACGGGAGCAGTTAGTTTTCTAACTGTTTACGATTCTGCAATGCAAATTATCGGAGCTGAAAATAGAAGGGGAGCAACAAAACCAGATCTTTGGATTTATCATCCTGATAGTCCAGAGTTTATTTCTTGCAAATCTGATGTAACAAAACTTTCTTCCCAAAATATATCTGTAAAAGTTGATAGTGAGTTTATGCATGCAGTTACTTTAAATAAAAAAATTAATTTATGCTGGGAAAGAAAAGAAGAAAAAATTGTTGTAGGAAAAAGAGTTTTAATAGATTATTCTCCTGGACCAGAATTATCTATTAGAAATTCAGTTTTTGCTAGTGACTTATTTAATCAAATTGCACATCAAGCATGGAAAACAGGTGAACCTGGTATAGAGTTCTGGGATTCAAGCGAATATTGGTCTAATAGTAACTATCACCCAAATAAAAAATTTCATATTGTTTCTACTAATGGATGCTCAGAACAAAAATTAGATCCTTATAATACATGTGTACTATCTTCAATTAATTTTTATAATATGCCTCTCTATAACGAAAATTGGAAAGATTGGTTAATTGAAAGAGTTGAGTTTGGTATTCGATTTTTAGACAATGTTATTATAGCGGAATACAATGAAAATAGATCGCCCCATCCAGTTCAACGTGATAAATTAGTCTCTATGACTAGAATTGGCTTAGGATTCACAGGGCTTTATGATTGGTTTATAAAAAATAAGATAAGATACTGCTCTGATGAAAGTATAAAAATTGTTGCTGATATTATGAGTGTGTTTTCAGAAACTGCTTATAGAACATCAATTAATTTAGGTAAAGAACGTGGAAATTTTACAGAATTTTCTCCAAAGTGGTATTTAAAAAGTCCTTTTATTCAAAGATTAATTAAGTTAACTAATTTGAAAGAAGAGGATTTCAAAACAATGCGGCACGTATGTTGTCTTTCAATAGCTCCCACTGGTACTTTATCAATGGTTGTAAGTGCTGGGGGTAGTGGCTGCGAACCCGCATTTGCTCCTTATCATGAAAGAAAAGAACGTGTTTTAACAGGTGAATATAGATCTCACTTTATTTTTGATAATTGTGTTTTAAATGAATTAAAAAGAAAAAATATTCCTGTAACAAAAGAAAATATTGATGAATTAATAAAAACTGATGAATGGGTTTTTGCAGCATGGGATAAATTACCAGAAAAAAACATTAATTCATTAGATAAAATAAAATTATTAGCCGAAATTTACAAATATATTGATAGTGGTATTTCAGTCACATATAATTTACCAAATACAGCAACTATTGAAGATGTAAAAAATATTTATTTTAATGCTTGGGAAAATAATTTAAAGTCGGTAACAGTTTATAGAGATAAAAGTAGAGAAGGTGTTTTAAATAATATTGAGTTGTCTACAAACATTAAAAAATCTAAATTTGCAACATTTAAAAGACCAGAATTGCTTGATTGCGATATTCACTATATTAAAGTTGCAGCTCAAAATTGGATAGTTCTTATTGGAAAATTTGATAATGTTCCATATGAGGTTTTTTGCGGAATTTATAAGAAAAAAATTATATCACAAGACCATCAAGTAGGAAAAATTTTAAAAAATAAAAAAGGAATTTATTTTTTAAATATAATTGACGAAAATAAAAAATTACAAAAAATTAATATAAAAGAAAATTTTGAAAATAATGGATGTGAAAACGCCATAACACGCCTAGTGTCACTTAACTTAAGACACGGTATTGATATAAAATTTATTGAACAGCAGCTTCAAAAATCTGAGGGTGATTTGACAACATTTGCAAAGGCTATTTGTAGAGTATTAAAAAAATACATTCCAGAAGGAAGCAAATTAGTTAGTGAAAGCTGTCCAAACTGCCAAAAAGATAGTTTAATTCATCAAGCTGGTTGTATTACTTGCAATTCATGTGGCTGGAGCAGATGCTAG
- the rplM gene encoding 50S ribosomal protein L13 encodes MNTTYSAKASEIQKKWYIVDAEGKTLGRLASQIAYVLRGKHKPTFTPHMDMGDNVIVINAEKVVLSSNKELTKLYHRHTGFFGGIKTQNAAEIRATNPERLLELAVKGMLPHNRLGSECYRHLKVYVGKEHPHAAQNPQALPERTLKN; translated from the coding sequence ATGAATACTACATACTCTGCCAAAGCTTCTGAAATTCAGAAGAAATGGTATATCGTTGATGCTGAAGGCAAAACCCTAGGACGTTTAGCAAGCCAAATCGCTTATGTTTTGCGTGGAAAGCATAAACCAACATTTACACCTCACATGGATATGGGTGACAATGTTATTGTTATAAATGCTGAAAAAGTTGTTTTATCATCAAATAAAGAACTTACTAAGCTCTATCACCGTCATACAGGCTTTTTTGGTGGTATTAAAACTCAGAATGCTGCTGAAATACGTGCTACTAATCCTGAGCGTTTATTAGAGCTTGCTGTGAAGGGAATGCTTCCACATAATCGTTTGGGCAGTGAATGCTACCGCCATCTTAAAGTATATGTTGGCAAAGAGCATCCACATGCGGCTCAAAATCCGCAAGCATTACCTGAACGTACACTTAAAAACTAA
- a CDS encoding leucyl aminopeptidase family protein: MLLPQLKPLHITNNSQPNNQTPDLAIIIIDEQDIEKGQIKSKNILSLDNEMNGTISNLIGLGDFEGKWLQTSTSLVLNQKSAKRVLLVGAGNKLNYMPARSRQIGIKCAEISLSLKANTIFFHCSSQLCNTKELIAQCQIGFNMGMYKYPNSNMKEETKLELEKPIHLNFINTVQNFEKSLDETKHLEDSINFCRLLQDSPPNVATPKFVAHQALEQAKKLGLKVDIWGAEKLREKGFNAMLAVSSGSANEPQFVVIEYSPEKYNKSIAFVGKGLTMDTGGYSVKTPSTSQEGMKYDMSGAAVTLSSILAIAKLKLPVKVYAIAALCENMIDAHSYRVGDVITSLSGKTIEILNTDAEGRVVLSDALYFAAKELKPDYIVEFSTLTGAMITTFGHVGAGVFAFHPELEKIIMTAADSTGERAYPLPIWDEIIDDIKGSISDIINIGNTRGSAGSMVGAAFLNEFTNNIPFAHIDIAGVANDNHSIGYIRKQSSGYGVQLVTEIARILAK; the protein is encoded by the coding sequence ATGTTACTGCCACAATTAAAACCACTTCATATTACAAATAACTCACAGCCTAATAATCAAACTCCAGATCTTGCAATTATTATAATTGACGAACAAGATATAGAAAAGGGACAAATAAAGTCCAAAAATATTTTATCACTGGATAATGAAATGAATGGTACCATTTCAAATTTAATTGGGTTAGGTGATTTTGAAGGCAAATGGCTACAAACATCTACTTCACTTGTTTTGAATCAAAAATCAGCAAAAAGAGTATTACTAGTTGGTGCAGGTAATAAATTAAATTATATGCCTGCAAGATCTAGACAAATAGGAATCAAATGTGCTGAAATCTCTTTGTCTTTAAAAGCGAACACAATTTTTTTTCATTGTTCATCACAGCTGTGTAATACAAAAGAATTAATAGCCCAATGCCAAATTGGATTTAATATGGGAATGTATAAATACCCAAATTCTAATATGAAAGAAGAAACTAAATTAGAGCTTGAAAAACCAATTCATTTAAATTTTATCAACACAGTTCAAAACTTTGAGAAATCCTTAGACGAAACAAAACATCTTGAGGACTCCATAAATTTTTGTCGTCTTTTACAAGACTCCCCTCCAAATGTTGCAACACCTAAATTTGTAGCACATCAAGCACTAGAGCAGGCTAAAAAACTTGGATTGAAAGTTGATATTTGGGGTGCAGAAAAACTTCGCGAAAAAGGTTTTAATGCAATGCTTGCTGTATCAAGCGGAAGTGCAAATGAACCACAGTTTGTTGTAATTGAGTATTCTCCAGAAAAATATAATAAATCTATAGCGTTCGTTGGTAAAGGGCTAACAATGGATACCGGCGGTTATTCTGTAAAGACACCATCCACTAGCCAAGAAGGGATGAAATATGACATGTCAGGAGCCGCTGTTACGTTAAGCTCTATTTTAGCAATTGCTAAATTAAAACTTCCAGTTAAAGTTTATGCAATAGCTGCTTTGTGTGAAAACATGATCGATGCCCATTCCTATAGAGTTGGCGATGTCATTACTTCACTTTCTGGTAAAACAATAGAAATCTTAAATACAGATGCAGAGGGCAGAGTCGTTCTTAGCGATGCATTATATTTTGCAGCTAAAGAGCTAAAACCAGACTATATCGTTGAATTTTCAACTTTGACTGGCGCTATGATCACAACATTTGGACATGTTGGAGCCGGTGTTTTCGCATTTCATCCTGAACTTGAAAAAATTATTATGACTGCTGCCGATTCTACTGGCGAAAGAGCTTATCCACTCCCAATTTGGGATGAAATTATAGATGATATTAAAGGTTCAATTTCTGATATCATAAACATTGGGAATACTAGGGGCTCAGCTGGTAGTATGGTTGGTGCTGCTTTTTTAAATGAATTTACTAATAATATTCCTTTTGCGCACATAGATATTGCTGGAGTTGCTAATGACAACCACTCAATTGGCTATATTCGGAAACAGAGCTCAGGCTACGGAGTTCAATTAGTAACAGAAATTGCTCGAATACTAGCAAAATAA
- a CDS encoding acyl-CoA thioesterase — protein sequence MNYSDEIQERIHFSETRMIKCVFPDTTNHYNTLFGGTALNWMDEVAFITATRFSRKKMVTVSLDKTDFQKPIPAGTFADIYGIVTYVGTKSVKVEVKIYVEQMYSNKREVAVSGIFTMVAIDEKGKTTQVI from the coding sequence ATGAATTACTCTGATGAGATTCAAGAAAGAATCCATTTTTCAGAAACAAGAATGATAAAGTGCGTATTTCCTGATACAACTAATCACTATAATACATTATTTGGAGGAACTGCGTTAAATTGGATGGATGAAGTAGCATTTATTACTGCAACTCGTTTTTCCAGAAAAAAAATGGTAACTGTGTCATTAGATAAAACTGATTTTCAAAAACCAATTCCTGCTGGAACTTTTGCAGATATTTATGGTATTGTTACATATGTTGGAACAAAAAGTGTAAAAGTTGAAGTCAAGATATATGTGGAACAAATGTACTCAAATAAACGAGAAGTAGCAGTTAGTGGTATTTTCACAATGGTTGCAATTGATGAAAAAGGAAAAACAACCCAAGTAATTTAG
- a CDS encoding glycosyltransferase family 9 protein, which translates to MNKIRNYNRIVFLTRLSAIGDVLIASNSVFCLIENNYYPVFITSPSNKEIALKIKHLQAFICFEKNKETSFFLHGKEVEINEFLSYILSLNTKDKSFYIDLQNTKRSKRFLKYLKNKLHIEIEKKYFIKKYSIYRILMVVISFFYFNQKQKFFSKNFMRIKDLQRKLLQNIILNDQKEFKDTYHISPLLPAKNYFPKEMQYICIFPGASSFIKMWPKENFRILIEKLKKETNLYIIICGSNNEQFLGEYLEYPKSNKVINMVNKSELCETLDIIGNAKYIITNDSFAAHAADNFNVPSTVFFGSTSPKFGFVPSSNNIQIEYLNLNCSPCSRHGKNNVCRFKNLKCLKDIDPIRVYNQILLKTNQ; encoded by the coding sequence ATGAATAAAATTCGGAATTATAATAGAATTGTTTTTTTAACAAGACTAAGTGCCATTGGAGATGTTTTAATTGCAAGCAATAGTGTTTTTTGTTTAATTGAAAATAACTATTATCCAGTATTTATAACTTCTCCGAGCAATAAAGAAATTGCATTAAAAATAAAACACTTGCAAGCATTTATTTGTTTTGAAAAAAACAAAGAAACTTCCTTTTTTTTACACGGCAAAGAAGTTGAAATTAATGAATTTCTTTCATATATTCTTTCTCTTAATACAAAAGATAAGTCATTTTATATCGATTTACAAAATACAAAAAGAAGTAAAAGATTTTTAAAATACTTAAAAAATAAATTACATATTGAAATTGAAAAAAAATATTTCATAAAAAAATATTCTATTTATAGAATATTAATGGTAGTGATTTCCTTTTTTTATTTTAACCAGAAACAAAAATTTTTCTCAAAAAATTTTATGCGAATTAAAGATCTACAGAGAAAACTTCTGCAAAATATAATTTTAAATGATCAAAAAGAATTTAAAGATACATATCATATTTCACCGCTTTTACCTGCAAAAAATTATTTTCCAAAAGAAATGCAATATATTTGCATATTTCCTGGAGCTAGTAGTTTTATCAAAATGTGGCCAAAAGAAAATTTTCGTATCTTAATTGAAAAATTAAAAAAAGAAACTAATTTATATATTATTATTTGCGGATCAAATAATGAACAATTTTTAGGTGAATATCTAGAATACCCAAAGTCAAATAAAGTAATAAATATGGTCAATAAATCAGAATTATGTGAAACCTTAGATATTATTGGAAATGCCAAGTATATAATAACTAATGATTCTTTTGCAGCACATGCAGCAGATAACTTTAATGTACCAAGTACTGTATTTTTTGGATCTACCTCTCCTAAATTTGGCTTTGTTCCATCAAGTAATAATATTCAAATTGAATACTTAAATTTAAATTGTAGTCCATGCAGTCGGCACGGAAAGAACAATGTTTGTAGATTTAAAAATTTAAAATGTTTAAAAGATATTGATCCAATTCGGGTATACAATCAAATTTTATTAAAAACAAATCAATAA
- a CDS encoding biosynthetic peptidoglycan transglycosylase: MRIFSFYFWVLQLPLVVIFFFFVWFIPWVFVLHLGFLIYFPYKEDGLTRFFRITGPVIGIFSKTWVNKKEIPNACKAALIASEDGKFYQHNGIDIESIQKIVKDKSKATKQKRGGSTITQQLVKNAFLSRDRSYIRKTRELIGAILLDATIAKDKQIEWYLNIVEFGPNTYGLENAAQRYFKIDAKKLSPSQCVALIAILPSPKKWNQSLEKKKLTQFFIHRYRQISNNIIEMHIASRKEKIDIKQMNLGFSYKKENLPQQFEPVPPPEATENKNAQNSSEEEQIKIDSTDKFKDNSQIEGQVKDTTPSGVDSDESLNDIENSDE, encoded by the coding sequence ATGAGAATTTTTTCTTTTTATTTTTGGGTTTTACAGTTACCTCTAGTAGTCATATTCTTCTTTTTTGTTTGGTTTATTCCTTGGGTTTTTGTTTTACATTTAGGATTTCTTATTTATTTTCCTTATAAAGAAGATGGACTAACTAGATTTTTTCGAATTACAGGTCCAGTTATCGGTATTTTTTCAAAAACATGGGTAAATAAAAAAGAAATTCCAAATGCTTGTAAAGCAGCTTTGATTGCCTCTGAAGATGGGAAATTTTATCAACATAATGGAATAGATATTGAAAGTATTCAAAAAATTGTAAAAGATAAAAGTAAAGCAACTAAACAAAAAAGGGGTGGGTCAACAATTACTCAACAATTAGTTAAAAATGCATTTCTTTCAAGAGATAGAAGTTATATAAGAAAAACAAGAGAATTAATTGGAGCTATTTTGTTAGATGCAACAATAGCAAAAGATAAACAAATTGAATGGTATCTTAATATAGTAGAATTTGGACCAAATACATATGGATTAGAAAATGCAGCACAAAGATATTTTAAAATTGATGCAAAAAAATTATCTCCATCTCAATGTGTTGCATTAATAGCAATTTTACCATCTCCAAAAAAATGGAATCAAAGTTTAGAAAAGAAAAAATTAACTCAATTTTTTATACATAGATACAGACAAATTTCAAATAATATTATTGAAATGCATATTGCTTCAAGAAAAGAAAAAATTGATATCAAACAAATGAATTTAGGTTTTTCATACAAAAAAGAGAATTTACCACAGCAATTTGAGCCAGTACCTCCTCCAGAGGCAACTGAAAATAAGAATGCACAAAATTCTTCTGAAGAAGAGCAGATAAAAATTGATAGTACAGATAAATTTAAAGATAATAGTCAGATAGAGGGTCAAGTTAAAGATACAACTCCATCTGGTGTAGATTCTGACGAAAGTCTTAATGATATAGAAAATAGTGATGAATAA
- a CDS encoding segregation and condensation protein A, with protein sequence MHLRLESFDGPLDLLLHLIKAQELNIFNIPIVMITEQYLGFLKQVPELDFLTAGEYLAMAAQLIEIKANLLVPVLQNKSQTDAENLAQVSEEDPRKDLVQQLLEFEAYKKASEVLQQLNSVAQDHFPTAEYKRREDEFSAFEHPIKGNPFDLIIAFEKVLLKFSNKSTPKVVVRAQKITIQQKMEFIKKKLSEIDSITLKLLFTECSSRYELIVLIMALLELCKANHVNVFQATMFADVEISKGLKFFDDTSTLQETEELT encoded by the coding sequence ATGCATCTACGGTTAGAAAGTTTTGATGGTCCTCTAGATCTCCTTTTGCATCTCATTAAGGCGCAAGAGTTAAACATCTTTAATATTCCAATTGTTATGATTACTGAGCAGTATTTAGGCTTTTTGAAGCAAGTACCTGAACTTGATTTTCTCACAGCTGGCGAATATTTAGCCATGGCTGCTCAATTGATTGAAATTAAGGCTAATTTACTAGTACCTGTATTGCAAAATAAATCTCAAACAGACGCAGAAAATTTAGCACAAGTATCAGAAGAAGATCCTAGAAAAGATTTGGTGCAGCAATTACTTGAATTTGAAGCATATAAGAAGGCCTCAGAAGTATTACAACAATTAAATTCAGTGGCACAAGATCATTTTCCAACTGCTGAATATAAAAGACGTGAAGATGAGTTTTCTGCTTTTGAACATCCAATAAAAGGAAATCCTTTTGATTTAATTATTGCTTTTGAAAAAGTATTATTAAAGTTTTCTAATAAATCTACGCCAAAAGTAGTGGTTCGTGCTCAAAAAATTACCATTCAACAAAAAATGGAATTTATTAAAAAGAAACTTTCTGAAATTGATTCAATAACTTTAAAATTATTATTCACTGAATGCTCTTCAAGATATGAACTAATAGTGTTAATAATGGCACTTTTAGAATTATGTAAAGCCAATCACGTAAATGTTTTCCAAGCAACAATGTTTGCAGATGTGGAAATTTCTAAGGGGTTAAAGTTTTTTGATGATACTTCTACTCTTCAAGAAACTGAAGAGTTGACTTGA
- a CDS encoding transporter substrate-binding domain-containing protein, translating to MNASFRKLFLHAFFLISTIPSFHFNAFAANSDENKKEDVSLQKIKTEKVLKVCSDAGFLPFEMKTQKGDWIGFDVDMMKEFAKTLSVELKMIQISFDGIIPALISAKCDLIAAGMTVTTERKAMVLFSDSTFTSGLSIAIKNNEKNKNEFKDLNSLDKAGIKIAVKTGYTSDIYLSKTLKKAQILKFDQDADLVLAVMQGRANAFVSDTTYVDLMDKGNKNKFIILPTKVVAESFSIAAKKDDLILINKFNSFLKQWKENGGYEKARKYYFVDQVWRSQVAN from the coding sequence ATGAACGCAAGTTTTAGAAAGTTGTTTCTGCACGCTTTTTTTCTAATCTCAACAATTCCCTCATTTCATTTCAATGCTTTTGCTGCAAATTCTGATGAAAATAAAAAAGAAGATGTAAGTTTACAAAAGATCAAAACAGAAAAAGTTTTAAAAGTTTGTTCCGATGCAGGATTCCTTCCATTTGAAATGAAAACTCAAAAAGGGGATTGGATAGGTTTTGATGTTGATATGATGAAAGAATTTGCTAAAACTCTTTCAGTAGAACTTAAAATGATTCAAATTAGTTTTGATGGCATTATACCGGCACTTATTTCTGCAAAATGCGATCTTATAGCTGCAGGTATGACAGTTACTACTGAACGTAAAGCAATGGTTCTGTTTAGTGATTCTACTTTTACTAGTGGATTAAGTATTGCTATTAAAAATAATGAAAAAAATAAGAATGAATTTAAAGATCTTAATTCTTTAGATAAAGCTGGGATAAAAATAGCAGTAAAAACTGGTTATACTAGTGATATTTATTTATCTAAAACCTTAAAAAAAGCACAAATTTTAAAATTTGATCAAGATGCTGATTTAGTTTTAGCAGTTATGCAGGGACGTGCTAATGCTTTTGTTTCAGATACAACTTATGTTGATTTAATGGATAAGGGAAATAAAAATAAATTTATTATTCTACCAACTAAAGTAGTAGCTGAAAGTTTTTCTATTGCTGCTAAAAAAGATGATCTCATATTAATCAATAAATTTAATTCTTTCCTAAAACAATGGAAAGAAAATGGTGGATATGAAAAAGCAAGAAAATATTATTTTGTAGACCAAGTATGGCGTTCGCAAGTTGCAAACTAA
- a CDS encoding YheT family hydrolase, whose translation MNKKIMNAPKFKVAWWLKNRHLQTLYPVFFSGGKKIRLIREKVELEDGDFLSLDWIPNYNPKKPIILFLHGLEGSSKSPYIQRMMKKAVSKNYNAACLNFRGCDGQVNIKLKSYHAGETSDLNTVVKKIMAKLTAEQKLYIVGYSLGANVLLKWLAESDLANSISKAIAVSVPFELAGSAAALGKGFSKIYEWWLLRCLKQSLKRKKSILLENNFIYKEKDINNFWEFDNLITAKINGFKDVYDYYEKSSSRQFIKKITVETLIVHALDDPFLSQENIPQKNEINNSVKLEITTQGGHLGFVEGRIPFLPKYWIDDRVYEFIEND comes from the coding sequence ATGAATAAGAAAATTATGAATGCACCAAAATTTAAAGTCGCTTGGTGGTTAAAAAATAGACATTTGCAAACACTATATCCTGTATTTTTTTCTGGCGGTAAAAAAATAAGATTAATACGAGAAAAAGTAGAGTTAGAAGATGGAGATTTTTTGAGTCTAGATTGGATTCCAAATTATAATCCAAAAAAGCCTATTATTCTCTTTTTGCATGGATTAGAAGGTTCATCGAAATCACCCTACATTCAAAGAATGATGAAAAAAGCAGTAAGTAAAAATTATAATGCTGCTTGCCTAAATTTTAGAGGCTGTGATGGTCAAGTAAATATCAAACTAAAGTCTTATCATGCAGGAGAAACAAGTGATTTAAATACAGTTGTAAAAAAAATAATGGCTAAATTAACAGCTGAACAAAAATTATATATTGTAGGATACTCTTTGGGAGCTAATGTATTATTAAAATGGCTTGCTGAAAGTGATTTAGCAAATTCTATTTCAAAAGCCATCGCTGTTTCTGTTCCATTTGAATTAGCAGGTTCAGCTGCTGCTTTAGGAAAAGGTTTTTCTAAAATATATGAATGGTGGTTATTAAGATGTTTAAAACAGAGTTTAAAAAGAAAAAAATCAATATTATTAGAAAATAATTTTATATATAAAGAAAAAGATATAAATAATTTTTGGGAATTTGATAATCTAATCACTGCTAAAATAAATGGATTTAAAGATGTTTATGACTACTATGAAAAATCAAGTTCTCGACAATTTATCAAAAAAATCACGGTAGAAACTTTGATAGTACATGCATTAGATGATCCCTTTCTTTCGCAAGAAAATATTCCTCAAAAAAATGAAATAAATAATTCTGTAAAACTTGAAATTACAACGCAAGGTGGACATTTGGGATTTGTTGAAGGCCGGATCCCTTTTCTCCCAAAGTATTGGATTGACGATAGAGTCTATGAATTTATTGAAAATGACTAA